From Pandoraea vervacti, the proteins below share one genomic window:
- a CDS encoding VOC family protein, producing the protein MIDIRALAYVVAEAADPTAWRRFGEGVVGAMASDAPQGGVYLKLDDRPYRYLIVRGDQDRYFASGWEVKDQDAFDAARETLGSAGVPVTMATDQERASRRFQNMMWFHDPSGNRHEIVWGAISDFVRFDSPQKVPAFVTGDLGMGHTVLAAPNFDETWAFFRDVMGFRISDIYNHRAAADAPIQRLYFTHCNNGRQHSLALFESPRPPSGCVHVMAEVTSMTEVGRALDRCKAHGFKVMASLGQHVNDDVTSFYMATPGGFALEYGYGGLVVDWSRHSVFEATSISHWGHDWSLGLATGDTN; encoded by the coding sequence ATGATTGATATTCGTGCACTTGCCTACGTCGTAGCAGAAGCCGCAGACCCCACCGCCTGGCGGCGGTTCGGGGAAGGCGTCGTCGGCGCCATGGCCTCGGATGCGCCGCAGGGCGGTGTCTATCTGAAGCTTGACGACCGCCCGTATCGATATCTGATCGTGCGCGGCGACCAGGACCGCTATTTCGCGTCGGGTTGGGAGGTCAAGGATCAGGACGCCTTCGACGCCGCGCGCGAAACGCTGGGCAGCGCCGGTGTGCCGGTGACGATGGCGACCGACCAGGAGCGGGCTTCCCGCCGTTTTCAGAACATGATGTGGTTCCACGATCCGTCGGGGAACCGCCACGAAATCGTCTGGGGCGCGATATCGGATTTCGTGCGCTTCGACTCGCCGCAGAAGGTTCCCGCGTTCGTGACGGGAGACCTGGGGATGGGCCACACGGTACTTGCGGCGCCGAACTTTGACGAGACCTGGGCGTTCTTTCGCGACGTCATGGGCTTTCGCATCTCCGACATCTACAACCACCGCGCCGCGGCGGACGCGCCGATTCAGCGTCTTTACTTCACGCACTGCAACAACGGCCGCCAACACAGTCTCGCGCTGTTCGAGTCGCCCAGGCCGCCGAGCGGCTGCGTGCACGTGATGGCCGAGGTGACGTCGATGACCGAAGTCGGGCGCGCGCTCGATCGCTGCAAGGCCCACGGATTCAAGGTGATGGCCAGCCTGGGCCAACACGTCAACGACGACGTGACCTCGTTCTACATGGCGACGCCCGGCGGATTCGCGCTTGAGTACGGCTACGGAGGGCTGGTGGTCGACTGGTCGCGTCACTCGGTATTCGAGGCCACTTCCATCAGCCATTGGGGGCATGACTGGAGTCTCGGTCTTGCGACGGGCGATACCAACTAA
- a CDS encoding IS5 family transposase (programmed frameshift), which yields MAKPILDDELWAIIQPLLPPPKPRRARYPGRKPLDDRAVLTGILFVLQSGIPWEMLPQEMGCGSGMSCWRRLHAWQKAGVWDRLHEVLLAKLRAADRIDWSRVVVDSSSIRAVGSGPKTGPNPTDRARPGSKHHVLTDAQGIPLSLILTGANRNDITQLLPLIEAIPPIRGKRGRPLSKPHIVQGDRGYDHDKYRKPLHAVGIATEIARRGEPHGSGLGKTRWVVERTIAWLHNFKRLRVRFERLAIIHEAFLKMAGCIICWRHLRKSFC from the exons ATGGCCAAACCAATACTCGACGACGAACTGTGGGCAATCATCCAGCCACTGCTGCCGCCACCGAAGCCTCGGCGCGCCCGCTATCCCGGGCGCAAGCCGCTGGACGATCGTGCCGTGCTCACGGGCATCCTGTTCGTTCTGCAATCCGGCATCCCTTGGGAAATGCTGCCGCAGGAAATGGGCTGCGGCTCAGGCATGAGTTGCTGGCGACGGCTACATGCCTGGCAGAAGGCTGGCGTCTGGGATCGTCTGCACGAGGTACTTCTGGCCAAGCTCCGTGCGGCCGATCGCATCGACTGGTCTCGTGTAGTCGTCGATTCCTCTTCTATCCGGGCAGTGGGGTCGGGTC CAAAAACAGGACCTAACCCCACAGATCGCGCGCGACCAGGTTCAAAGCACCACGTCCTGACCGACGCCCAAGGCATTCCACTGTCGCTGATACTCACGGGCGCCAACCGCAACGACATTACCCAACTGCTGCCACTGATCGAGGCGATTCCTCCGATTCGAGGCAAGCGCGGTCGCCCCTTGTCTAAACCGCACATCGTTCAGGGTGATCGCGGCTACGACCACGACAAGTACCGCAAGCCCCTGCACGCCGTCGGCATCGCCACCGAGATTGCTCGCCGCGGCGAGCCTCACGGCAGCGGTCTTGGCAAGACGCGTTGGGTTGTCGAGCGAACCATCGCGTGGCTGCACAACTTCAAGCGATTGCGAGTCCGCTTCGAGCGCCTCGCAATCATTCACGAAGCCTTCCTGAAAATGGCTGGTTGCATCATCTGCTGGCGCCATCTCAGGAAATCATTTTGTTAG
- a CDS encoding CoA transferase subunit A, which yields MTAADVVSRLRSGMTIGIGGWGPRRKPMALIREVLRSDLKDLTIVAYGGPEVGMLCAAGKVRKLVYGFVTMDAIPLEPYFRKAREAGEIEVVEYDEGMFEWGLRAAGMRMSFLPTRCGLATDVLARNPALKTIASPYDDGEVYVAMPALKLDAALLHVNEADCLGNTLITSADPLFDHLFARAATECYVSTERLQTRFALDAASARQNYFERYLVTGVVHSPFGAHPTYSNPDYGWDLSHLKRYNASANEEDGWRDYVSEFIAGTEADYLRKVGGEEHIRTLPLPVF from the coding sequence ATGACTGCCGCAGATGTGGTGTCAAGGCTGCGCAGCGGCATGACGATCGGCATTGGCGGGTGGGGGCCGCGGCGCAAGCCCATGGCCCTGATCCGCGAAGTACTTCGCTCGGACCTCAAGGATCTGACCATCGTGGCCTACGGCGGGCCGGAGGTCGGCATGCTGTGCGCGGCCGGCAAGGTCAGAAAGCTGGTGTACGGCTTCGTGACGATGGACGCGATTCCCCTCGAACCCTACTTCCGGAAAGCGCGCGAGGCCGGTGAGATCGAAGTCGTTGAGTATGACGAGGGGATGTTCGAGTGGGGCTTGCGCGCGGCCGGCATGCGGATGTCGTTTCTCCCGACGCGTTGTGGACTGGCGACGGACGTGCTGGCCCGCAACCCGGCACTCAAGACGATCGCTTCTCCCTATGACGATGGTGAAGTGTACGTCGCCATGCCGGCGCTGAAGCTCGACGCAGCGCTGCTGCATGTCAACGAAGCAGACTGCCTGGGCAATACGCTCATCACGAGTGCCGATCCGTTGTTCGACCACCTGTTTGCGCGCGCGGCGACCGAGTGCTACGTGAGCACGGAGCGATTGCAGACGCGCTTCGCCCTGGATGCGGCGTCCGCCCGCCAAAACTACTTCGAACGGTATCTGGTCACCGGCGTGGTGCATTCGCCGTTCGGCGCTCACCCCACCTATAGCAATCCCGACTATGGATGGGACCTCTCTCATCTGAAGCGGTACAACGCGTCGGCGAACGAGGAGGACGGCTGGCGTGACTACGTGAGCGAGTTCATTGCGGGCACCGAAGCGGACTACCTGCGCAAGGTGGGCGGGGAAGAACACATCCGCACGTTGCCGTTGCCCGTTTTCTAG
- a CDS encoding CoA-transferase subunit beta: MNQIAQDVVSQESGFSLAELMIVAASEAWRGDGEVLASGIGVVPRLGASLAKMTHAPLLLMTDSETFLVETPVPLGPRGDFKPAYSGYMSFDRVFECVWGGKRHAMIGPTQIDRYGQTNLSVVGDYARPKAAMLGVRGLPGNSINHANSFFVPNHSPRVFVKGEVDMVSGVGYQPARWPKGANAAFVDLRRIVTNLCVMDFEGKNRACRVRSLHPGVSFDEVQAATGFELEIGDDCAVTAAPTQAQLELIRWLDPHNLRATVIKNNPPGVRGA; encoded by the coding sequence ATGAATCAGATTGCACAGGATGTTGTGTCGCAGGAGAGCGGCTTTTCATTGGCCGAGCTCATGATCGTGGCGGCGTCGGAAGCCTGGCGCGGCGACGGCGAAGTGCTCGCATCGGGCATTGGTGTCGTGCCCCGATTGGGGGCGAGTCTTGCCAAGATGACGCACGCGCCGCTGCTGCTCATGACCGACAGCGAGACTTTCCTGGTCGAGACACCGGTCCCGCTCGGGCCGCGTGGCGACTTCAAACCCGCCTACTCGGGCTACATGTCGTTCGACCGCGTGTTCGAGTGTGTGTGGGGAGGCAAGCGCCACGCGATGATCGGGCCGACCCAGATCGACAGGTATGGCCAGACCAATCTATCTGTCGTCGGCGATTACGCCAGGCCCAAGGCAGCCATGCTGGGCGTGCGCGGCCTGCCCGGCAACAGTATCAACCACGCCAACTCGTTCTTTGTTCCGAACCACAGTCCGCGCGTGTTCGTGAAGGGCGAAGTCGACATGGTGTCGGGTGTCGGCTACCAGCCGGCGCGCTGGCCGAAGGGCGCAAATGCCGCATTCGTCGACTTGAGGCGCATCGTCACGAACCTCTGCGTCATGGATTTCGAGGGGAAAAACCGCGCGTGCCGCGTTCGCTCGCTGCATCCGGGCGTGAGCTTCGACGAGGTTCAGGCGGCCACGGGATTCGAGCTCGAGATTGGAGACGACTGCGCGGTGACGGCTGCCCCGACGCAAGCGCAGCTCGAACTCATCCGCTGGCTCGATCCGCACAACCTGCGCGCAACGGTCATCAAGAACAATCCCCCTGGCGTACGTGGTGCATAA
- a CDS encoding enoyl-CoA hydratase, with protein sequence MTGEQHIENVVLYEVANGIATVTMNRPEYHNAQNSEMTYALDAAFRRASDDDDVKVIVLRGAGKHFSAGHDIGTPGRDIHKSFERASLWYDHVGKPGGEFLYVREQEVYLGMCRRWRELPKPMIAVVHGACIAGGLMLAWVCDLIVASDDAFFADPVVRMGIPGVEYFAHPYELNPRIAKEFLFLGERMPAQRAYQMGMVNRVVARDQLVAEAQSIAERIGKMPRMGLALTKQAINHAEDLMGKRTAMEAAFGWHHFAHAHNELVSGDKLGGYDAKAMASSQRPAVAESK encoded by the coding sequence ATGACGGGCGAACAGCATATCGAGAATGTGGTGTTGTACGAGGTCGCGAACGGTATCGCGACAGTGACGATGAATCGTCCCGAGTATCACAACGCCCAAAACTCCGAAATGACCTACGCGCTGGACGCGGCCTTTCGGCGAGCGTCGGATGACGATGACGTCAAGGTCATTGTGTTGCGCGGCGCCGGAAAGCACTTCTCGGCAGGACATGACATCGGCACCCCGGGGCGCGATATTCACAAGAGTTTCGAGCGCGCATCACTGTGGTACGACCACGTTGGCAAACCGGGCGGCGAGTTCCTCTACGTTCGCGAGCAGGAAGTCTATCTGGGCATGTGCCGACGCTGGCGGGAATTGCCCAAGCCGATGATCGCCGTGGTGCATGGCGCCTGCATTGCGGGCGGTCTGATGCTCGCCTGGGTATGCGATCTGATTGTGGCCTCCGACGACGCGTTCTTCGCCGATCCCGTTGTGCGCATGGGAATCCCCGGCGTGGAGTATTTCGCGCACCCTTACGAGCTGAACCCGCGCATTGCGAAGGAATTTCTGTTCCTTGGCGAACGCATGCCAGCGCAACGGGCTTATCAGATGGGGATGGTCAATCGCGTGGTCGCGCGCGACCAGTTGGTGGCCGAGGCGCAGAGTATCGCCGAGCGCATCGGCAAAATGCCTCGCATGGGGCTCGCGCTGACCAAGCAGGCCATCAACCATGCCGAGGATCTGATGGGCAAGCGCACGGCGATGGAGGCCGCCTTCGGATGGCATCACTTTGCCCACGCGCACAACGAACTCGTCTCGGGCGACAAGTTGGGCGGGTATGACGCGAAAGCGATGGCCAGCTCGCAACGTCCGGCAGTGGCCGAATCGAAATGA
- a CDS encoding NAD(P)H-dependent flavin oxidoreductase has product MTISLHTPVCDWLGCRYPIVQTAMGWVADANLVGATSNAGGFGFLACATIEPGRLEAEIQKVIRLTDAPFGLNFHMFQPNARQVIDLAIRYKVRAVSYGRGPDRQVIDQLRRAGVVCMPTVGHVKHAIKAVELGADIVTIQGAEGGGHTGATPTTILLPLLDAVDVPVVAAGGYACGRGLASALAAGAAGVAMGTRFLMTRESPVPAQTLARYLEVNDPGSIRVTSVVDGLPQRLIQNEALLRMERSGWMQRVLFSASSAMRWKRACGASVWQSLRALRAMALDARQNGGSLTQALMAANAPMLIQSAIVSGQPELGVLPSGQVAASIGELKRCADVIEEIAAQATQRLSQLIEHQQRDLHERCA; this is encoded by the coding sequence ATGACGATCTCGCTGCATACGCCGGTCTGCGATTGGCTCGGCTGTCGTTATCCCATCGTCCAGACGGCGATGGGGTGGGTGGCCGACGCGAATCTGGTCGGCGCGACGTCGAACGCCGGCGGTTTCGGTTTCCTGGCGTGCGCGACGATCGAGCCCGGGCGTCTGGAGGCCGAAATTCAGAAAGTCATACGACTGACCGACGCGCCGTTCGGCCTGAACTTTCACATGTTTCAGCCAAACGCCCGCCAGGTGATCGATCTGGCAATCCGCTACAAGGTCCGGGCGGTCAGCTATGGCCGTGGGCCGGACCGGCAGGTGATCGACCAATTGCGTCGTGCGGGCGTCGTTTGCATGCCGACGGTCGGGCACGTCAAGCATGCGATCAAAGCGGTTGAACTGGGCGCTGACATTGTCACGATCCAGGGCGCGGAGGGCGGCGGGCACACGGGGGCGACGCCGACCACCATCCTGCTGCCACTGCTCGATGCGGTGGATGTTCCGGTCGTGGCCGCTGGAGGATACGCCTGTGGCCGGGGTTTGGCGTCGGCGCTGGCCGCCGGTGCGGCGGGCGTGGCCATGGGCACGCGCTTTTTGATGACACGGGAGTCGCCAGTCCCGGCCCAGACCCTCGCGCGCTACCTCGAGGTCAACGATCCCGGCAGCATCCGGGTCACCAGCGTTGTCGACGGGTTGCCGCAGCGATTGATCCAGAACGAGGCGCTGCTTCGCATGGAGCGATCGGGCTGGATGCAACGCGTTCTGTTCAGCGCAAGCAGTGCGATGCGATGGAAGCGTGCCTGCGGCGCGAGCGTCTGGCAATCCCTGCGCGCGCTCAGAGCGATGGCGCTCGATGCGCGGCAAAACGGCGGTTCACTGACGCAGGCGCTGATGGCGGCCAACGCGCCGATGCTCATCCAGTCGGCCATTGTCTCGGGACAGCCGGAGCTTGGCGTGCTGCCGAGCGGTCAGGTCGCAGCGAGCATCGGCGAGCTCAAGCGATGCGCAGACGTCATCGAAGAGATCGCTGCGCAGGCGACGCAACGTCTGTCCCAACTTATCGAACATCAACAACGCGATCTGCACGAGAGGTGCGCATGA
- a CDS encoding enoyl-CoA hydratase family protein, which produces MSVQKKAPFSLSLDNGVAELVIDHPPVNALDSDGWHALAAAIDALGGNHDVRVVVIRADGRGFCAGVDIKELAAHPERIAKVNAGNYATFRAVHRSPVPVIVAVHGFVLGGGIGVAGAADIVVASECATFGVPEIDRGAMGGGAHLQRLFPVQVVRHMYFTGDFIDAQEAWRLGAIRQVVPREQLRDCAMAIARRIAEKSPNMVRLAKEALNGVEDGDLEKKYRWEQGFTLEAYLAADSGETRAAFVEKRRAQF; this is translated from the coding sequence ATGAGTGTACAAAAGAAAGCTCCTTTCTCGCTCAGTCTGGACAACGGCGTGGCGGAGCTCGTGATCGATCATCCGCCCGTCAACGCGCTGGATAGCGATGGATGGCACGCACTCGCGGCGGCGATCGACGCACTGGGAGGCAATCACGACGTACGTGTGGTGGTCATCCGCGCCGATGGCCGCGGCTTTTGCGCGGGCGTCGATATCAAAGAGCTTGCGGCACACCCGGAGCGCATTGCAAAGGTCAATGCGGGCAACTACGCGACGTTTCGTGCGGTGCATCGCAGTCCCGTCCCCGTAATCGTCGCTGTGCACGGATTTGTCCTTGGCGGCGGCATCGGCGTCGCCGGCGCCGCCGACATCGTCGTGGCGTCCGAGTGCGCAACTTTCGGCGTACCGGAAATCGATCGTGGGGCCATGGGCGGCGGAGCACATCTTCAGCGACTTTTTCCGGTTCAGGTGGTGCGCCACATGTACTTCACGGGTGACTTCATCGATGCGCAGGAGGCATGGCGCCTGGGGGCAATCAGGCAGGTGGTGCCCCGTGAGCAACTCCGCGATTGCGCGATGGCGATTGCCCGACGCATTGCGGAGAAGAGCCCGAACATGGTCCGTCTGGCCAAAGAGGCGCTGAACGGTGTCGAGGACGGTGATCTTGAGAAGAAATACCGATGGGAGCAGGGGTTCACGCTCGAGGCATATCTCGCGGCGGATTCGGGGGAAACGCGAGCGGCATTTGTTGAAAAGCGCCGCGCGCAGTTCTAG
- a CDS encoding acyl-CoA dehydrogenase yields the protein MKLDYTAEQCEFRREVRDWLSVHVPKTPLVSFDTAEGFEQHRQWEKTLSSGRWSMVTWPRELGGRGCDLIEWLIFEEEYWRAGAPMRVNQNGIFLLGPTLMDYGTDAQKQRFLPGMASGDEIWAQGWSEPGAGSDMAAIRTKAIRHGDHYVINGQKTWSTRAVWADWLFGLFRSDPDSQRHHGLTFLLVPLDSPGITIRPIRQLNGLPGFAEVFFDNVRVPVENRLSEEGAGWQVAMSTAGFERGLMLRSPARFQATAKALVNLYLKHQASVDADPSIRDAVLRAWMDAQAYALSTYSTASSLGKGGHIGPESSTNKIFWSELDLRMHEIAMQILGSRAELLPESPQAHDVGNWLDGYLFAQAGSIYAGTNEIQRNIIAERMLGMPRA from the coding sequence ATGAAACTTGATTACACAGCTGAGCAGTGCGAATTTCGCCGGGAAGTGCGTGACTGGCTGAGCGTTCATGTGCCGAAAACACCGCTCGTGAGCTTCGACACCGCCGAAGGATTCGAGCAACACCGTCAGTGGGAGAAGACGCTCAGTTCCGGGCGATGGAGCATGGTGACGTGGCCCAGGGAGTTGGGCGGGCGAGGGTGCGACCTGATCGAGTGGTTGATCTTCGAAGAGGAGTATTGGCGCGCCGGGGCACCGATGCGGGTCAATCAAAACGGTATTTTCCTCCTCGGTCCGACGCTGATGGATTACGGCACCGATGCGCAGAAGCAGCGATTTCTTCCGGGGATGGCGTCTGGCGACGAAATCTGGGCGCAGGGCTGGTCGGAACCGGGGGCGGGCTCGGACATGGCGGCGATTCGCACCAAAGCGATTCGCCATGGGGACCACTACGTGATCAACGGTCAAAAGACCTGGTCGACGCGTGCGGTGTGGGCCGACTGGCTGTTTGGCCTGTTCCGCAGCGATCCGGATTCGCAGCGTCATCACGGTTTGACCTTCCTGTTGGTGCCGCTCGACAGCCCCGGCATCACGATTCGCCCGATCCGACAGCTAAACGGGCTGCCCGGTTTTGCCGAGGTATTTTTCGACAACGTTCGCGTGCCGGTCGAGAACCGCCTGAGCGAAGAGGGCGCTGGCTGGCAGGTGGCGATGTCGACCGCGGGCTTCGAGCGAGGTCTCATGCTTCGCTCGCCGGCGCGTTTTCAGGCGACTGCCAAAGCGCTGGTGAATCTCTATCTGAAGCATCAGGCGAGCGTCGATGCCGATCCGTCGATCCGGGACGCGGTACTCCGGGCATGGATGGATGCGCAAGCCTATGCGCTGTCCACCTACAGCACCGCCAGCAGCCTTGGCAAGGGCGGGCATATCGGTCCGGAATCGAGCACCAACAAGATCTTCTGGTCGGAACTCGACCTGCGCATGCACGAGATCGCGATGCAGATTCTGGGATCCCGGGCGGAATTGTTGCCCGAGTCGCCGCAGGCGCACGACGTTGGCAACTGGCTGGACGGATATCTGTTTGCGCAGGCGGGCTCCATCTACGCCGGGACCAACGAAATCCAGAGAAACATCATCGCCGAGCGCATGCTTGGCATGCCGCGTGCGTGA